One Acanthochromis polyacanthus isolate Apoly-LR-REF ecotype Palm Island chromosome 6, KAUST_Apoly_ChrSc, whole genome shotgun sequence DNA segment encodes these proteins:
- the ddx23 gene encoding probable ATP-dependent RNA helicase DDX23: MAADSTDKKDAESSGTKDRERKRSRSRDRDRKVSPSRKRHRSRERNRSKSPERDRRMKDKERDKDRDRDKDRDRGRKDRDSHRRDKDRSKRSRSASPKSKDSKVKREKDIKTEEEDDEKKKKEKVQPLSLEELLAKKKAEEEAEAKPKFLSKAEREAEALKRREQQTEERRRLIDEERKKRRMFQDIGRKMLEDPQERERRERRERMERENNGNEEDDGRQKLREEKDKSKELQAIKERYLGGLKKRRRTRHLNDRKFVFEWDASEDTSVDYNPIYKEKHQVQLYGRGFIAGIDLKQQKREQSRFYGDLMEKRRTLEEKEQEETRLKKMRKKEAKQRWDDRHWSQKKLDEMTDRDWRIFREDYSITTKGGKIPNPIRNWKEYMLPAHILEVIDKCGYKDPTPIQRQAIPIGLQNRDIIGVAETGSGKTAAFLIPLLVWITTLPKIDRIEDSDQGPYAVILAPTRELAQQIEEETIKFGKPLGIRTVAVIGGISREDQGFRLRMGCEIVIATPGRLIDVLENRYLVLGRCTYVVLDEADRMIDMGFEPDVQKILEYIPVTNQKPDTDEAEDPEKMTMNFESGKHKYRQTVMFTATMPPAVERLARSYLRRPAVVYIGSAGKPHERVEQKVLLMSEGEKRKKLLEVLAHGFEPPIIIFVNQKKGCDVLAKSLEKMGYNACTLHGGKGQEQREFALSNLKAGAKDILVATDVAGRGIDIQDVSMVINYDMAKNIEDYIHRIGRTGRAGKSGVAMTFLTKEDSAVFYDLKQAILESPVSTCPPELANHPDAQHKPGTILTKKRREETIFA, encoded by the exons atgGCAGCTGACTCCACAGACAAGAAGGATGCAGAATCCTCAGGGaccaaagacagagagaggaaacgCAGCCGTTCACGAGACAGAGACCGTAAAGTTTCACCGTCACGCAAGCGGCATCGATCCCGTGAACGAAACCGCTCCAAATCTCCAGAAAG AGACCGACGCATGAAAGACAAGGAAAGAGACAAGGACCGGGACAGAGATAAGGACAGAGATAGGGGCCGTAAGGACAGAGACAGCCATCGGCGTGATAAAGATCGCAGCAAGAGGTCCAG AAGTGCTTCACCAAAGTCAAAGGATAGCAAAGTAAAGAGAGAGAAGGATATAAAaacagaagaggaggatgatgagaaaaagaagaaagagaag gtcCAGCCTCTGTCTTTGGAGGAGCTTTTGGCCAAGAAGAAGGCTGAGGAGGAAGCCGAGGCAAAG cCGAAGTTTCTGTccaaagcggagcgagaagctGAGGCTCTGAAGCgcagagagcagcagacagaggagaggaggaggttaATTGAcgaggagagaaagaaaagaagaatgttTCAAGACATCGGGAGAAAAATGCTGG AGGACCCCCAAGAAAGGGAAAGACGAGAGCGAAGAGAGCGAATGGAGCGAGAGAACAACGGGAATGAAGAAGACGATGGACGACAGAAGCTCCGAGAGGAGAAAGACAAAAGCAAAGAGCTGCAGGCCATCAAG GAGCGTTATCTGGGTGGACTCAAAAAACGCCGGAGAACTCGTCACCTGAATGACAGGAAGTTTGTGTTTGAGTGGGACGCTTCTGAAGACACTTCAGTCGACTATAACCCAAT ATACAAAGAGAAGCATCAGGTGCAGCTGTATGGACGAGGCTTCATCGCTGGCATCGacttaaagcagcagaaaagagAGCAGTCGCGTTTCTACGGCGACCTGATGGAGAAAAGGCGTacgctggaggagaaggagcaggagga GACACGACTGAAGAAGATGCGTAAGAAGGAAGCCAAGCAGCGCTGGGACGACAGACACTGGTCTCAGAAGAAGCTGGATGAGATGACGGACAGAGACTGGCGAATCTTCAGAGAGGATTACAGCATCACTACCAAAGGAGGAAAGATCCCGAATCCCATCAGGAACTGGAAGGAGTACATGCTGCCGGCACACATCCTGGAGGTCATCGACAAATGTGGCTACAAG gaTCCAACTCCGATTCAGCGGCAGGCCATTCCTATTGGTTTACAGAACCGTGACATCATTGGTGTTGCTGAAACCGGTAGCGGTAAAACGGCTGCTTTCCTGATTCCACTGCTGGTCTGGATCACCACCCTGCCTAAAATTGACAG GATTGAAGACTCAGATCAGGGTCCTTATGCTGTAATCTTAGCACCAACTCGTGAGTTGGCTCAGCAGATCGAAGAAGAAACCATAAAGTTTGGTAAACCGCTTGGCATCCGAACTGTGGCAGTGATCGGAGGAATCTCCAGAGAGGACCAGGGCTTCCGACTCAGGATGGGCTGCGAG ATCGTCATCGCCACCCCTGGACGTTTGATAGACGTGCTGGAGAACCGTTACCTGGTTCTGGGCCGGTGCACATACGTGGTCCTCGACGAGGCTGATCGTATGATCGACATGGGCTTCGAGCCTGATGTTCAGAAGATCCTTGAGTACATCCCAGTGACCAATCAGAAACCAGACACAGACGAAGCAGAGGACCCAGAGAAAATGACCATGAACTTTGAGTCTGGAAAACATAAATACAGACAA ACGGTCATGTTCACGGCTACGATGCCTCCAGCTGTGGAGAGGCTGGCCAGGAGCTACCTGAGACGTCCTGCTGTCGTCTACATCGGCTCTGCAGGCAAACCTCACGAGAGAGTGGAACAGAAGGTGCTTCTCATGtcagagggagagaagag GAAGAAGCTGTTGGAGGTTTTGGCTCACGGCTTCGAGCCTCCCATCATCATCTTTGTCAACCAGAAGAAGGGTTGTGACGTGCTGGCCAAGTCTCTGGAGAAGATGGGG TACAATGCTTGTACGCTGCACGGTGGCAAAGGCCAGGAGCAGAGAGAGTTTGCTCTCTCCAACCTCAAGGCGGGAGCCAAAGACATCCTGGTGGCCACAGACGTTGCTGGTCGAGGTATTGACATCCAGGACGTCTCCATGGTCATTAACTACGACATGGCAAAGAACATCGAAG ACTACATCCATCGTATCGGTCGTACGGGTCGTGCCGGTAAGAGCGGTGTGGCCATGACTTTCCTCACCAAAGAGGACTCTGCAGTGTTTTACGACCTGAAGCAGGCCATCCTTGAGAGTCCAGTCTCCACCTGCCCTCCGGAGCTGGCCAACCACCCCGATGCTCAACACAAACCTGGAACCATCCTGACCAAGAAGAGACGCGAGGAGACCATCTTTGCCTGA